The following nucleotide sequence is from Drosophila simulans strain w501 chromosome 3L, Prin_Dsim_3.1, whole genome shotgun sequence.
TAGTCTGATATTGCTTTCCTTACTGTATTACAACTTtgatattttcacttttgttactatcaatatttattgtattataatttataaggTCAGCTGCGCTGCAAAGGCTTTCAGGTATCCATATCTTTCTATCTTTGACACCGATGCGGTTTCCACTTGAATTCACTTTTTTTCCTCCCGCAGACGCCACTCGATCGAAATTGATGCGACATTTCGAGGATAAATCAGGAATGACTTGGCTGTATGTGTAGTGAATTTGCATTGATGATTGTTgacatttaaaacaaatatgaatatacaGTCGGCAGATTTCAGTAGCCAATCAATTTTTTAGCAATGCGAAATAAGAGATGCAAAAATAAGTTGCAAATTGTTATGATTAATGCGAGTGTGAGCTGGGCCGACTTTTCATTATGAGCATTaaatttttgcacattttataatttaattgaatttcgctatatttttttatcGCACTTTTGCAAAGCTAATTTATGATTGCTCAATGCGGCATGTAATTGCATACAAAAGCCTTTAATGACGTCCCGTTCGCAGTATctctctatctgtatctgcatccgtATAAAGCGATTGTATTTCAGTCAGTTTTTTCATTCTACCCACTTTGACATTCCATAATTATATTCATTATTAATGATAACATAAAGCATGAGAAGAAAtattagcaataaaaattgattaaagtTTAAGCGAACACCGATAATTATCCAACCATAAATATAGCCGTGATTTAAGCTGGCTTGCAATTCCCTCTCATATGCCGCAAATCGATTGACTTCCGAGCTTGATCATCCCACCGGTGCGTGTCCTTCTTCGTCTTGGAACCAATTAGCGACCGGGAATTAAGTGCTCATCAGACGTCTGTCCGGTCTTTGGTCTCCAGACCACCTTTAGCTTTGCCATCGCCAACGCCATCGCCACCGATTCCCAACCGAAACTCATAGCCCAGTCccattcccgttcccgttcccattcGCAGCCACGCATAATAGAGTTCACACAAATTAGTCAAACGCAGGGCAAACTTGGTCGTAAACAGAGCTGCAAATGCGTCGCAACATGCACAGTTCCGCCGGTGAAAGGACGATCCCAGACATCCTCGGATCCTTGGCAccaggaggcggaggagcagcagcagcaggagctgccaAAGGACCAACGGACCACTGGCAATTGTAACTCCCAGTTTGGTCGCACGATTAATCGTCGTTGCAAATTGTTGGCACGTTTTCAATTGACAACAGAGTGCGTTGCCTGCACGGCAGCGTCAACCCCTAATTTGCACTATGACCCCCGACCAACCCCACCCCATTCTCCATCCATTTTCACCCATTTCCACCCCACCCCCCGTAGGTTGCGTGTAAATCACACGGTGTTTGCTCTTGCTCCTGTTGCATCTTTTACGTGCGTCAGGACGAATTTTGCTGCCAGATATCCTTATCCTTCGCCACCCACCTTTGGCCCCTTCCACCTTCCTGCGCCCCCACCCACCTCACGTGTGACGGCCGTTTTAAAACGCCGACCACGACGCCTCTGTCGTTTATTTTGAATGTAATTTTTCAAGTCGCGACGTCTTCTACTGCTGCCCATTAATCACCTGGACAAAATGCGATTCGCCATGGCAGCAAACGGAAAAAAAACACGGAATCGaggcaaataaacaatggGGAATGGAGCTGGGAAAGAAAAGTGAGACtgggcagaaaaaaaaggaaaactttgccTTGACGAGGCAGTTCTTTAATTATACTCTATCTGTTTGGGTTATAtaggtttttaaataacttttaactTAAAATTTGAACTTAGTAAATATGTATCATACTTGCacttacatttttatatatattttgaaattcaaaagatgtagtaaaagttaaagttaaagcAATATTATCATGTTCTCCACCTAACCTCCAGTAGCTGTGATATATGCTCTTTTACCATGATTTATTCCATCTTCTGAGTAGGAGTATGGGAATGAGCAAGGAATATCCAATTTCATACATCCTCAAACCCGAGATATGAAGAACGACGTCCCCTGGAAGTTAAGCTTCTTAGGGTATGATTGGATTCGACTTATTTCCGTTCCGGTGgaaaagtgttgcatactCGCAGGCTGGAAACGATGCTGCTCCTCCGGACTTTTGTTGCTCTGCTCGTTGACTTTGTTAATAATGATGTTGTCCCTCCCCTTTGTGTATTTTCAGCAACGAGGTCACGTGACTGACAGCCGTCGCATTACGGCCCTTTGTTTGGCAAAGCCCATACCCGAACCCCCAATCAGCCGAAAAAGTCAACCCACCCAGAAGAAGGCCAATGACAAactaaatgcaatttgatgcGTGTCATGCCCCCCTCAGGATAATGTGTTCGAAAATGCGTGGTAATCATTATTTGTGACAATCGACGAAGTCGGAATCAATTTTTTATTAGCTCTCTAATGCCAAGATCAAGCCTCTAAGCCGATGCCCGGCAGTTGTGGcagttaataaatatttgtcacACATGGCTCTGGATGCACTGCAGCTGGAAAGCCCACTGCCTGGTACCTCGATCCCCGAAGGACCTGTCGGTGGCACCTGCATTGCGTTGTCCGGGGCGCTTAGGCACGTGACAGGCGGATGACCTGCATACTGGATCCTGAATCCTGGTTTACCCGGCCTGCGATGATGGTTTCGCATGCCTGGCTATTCCCACGACTTGTCACCTTAAACACACACGATTTCCTTTAACTTTCGCATGCGTGGCAACCGCATTTACTGCGCTCTCAAAGCCAAAATGCGTTGTCCTGGAAGGAAGACAAAGGTGAGGCAACCGCAATTGACCATTAAtcaaatttccaattaatttaCCACAATTAATTGCTGCGCTATTCGCAATTCAATGGTCCAAAACACCAATGCCACTTGAAGCGTCTTTGTTAAAGTCAATTCCTTTGGCGGCCGAAATGCAATAGGATCTCCTCGTGAAATCGGCTCATGATTATGCTGCCTCGTAGCATTATGGATGCGATTCCCCCCATTCAGCTGCAACCCTATTAGGGAGCTCCGAACACGCCGAGCCCCGGTCgagtattattattttccatcaTTGTCAACATATCATCAGGTTCAATGACGAGTCGGTGCTCCCGCTGTTCCcgccgctcctgctgctgctgctcctgctcgtcctgctgctcctttgcCAGACAGTTGGGATAATAAATACACAGAAtgccaggagcagcggcagcttCACCAGGACCAGCTTTTCTGCAGTTGCAGCGCtttattgaaaaatgtgtgCACAATTCGAGAAAAGCTGCCAGGTAACGCGGCCTTCTCCGTGCGCTCTGGactacactgagaaaaatcaaGCAAATAAAGGATAATGTAAATACCTCATATTCTTGAATATATTATTGTCCGAAAATGTACTTGCTCTCCAATATTCTCCGTGTAGCTGTGACTGCAGTTGGAGCCCTGGGAAGCCATCCCTTCACCAGAcacaaatatcaaatattatcgAGCTGAGCGGAGGACGTTGAAAGGCGAGCATTGACGGACTGTCGGGGTGTCTCCAGCTCCGGTAGCGGCTTTTGCAGCCGGTCCTGGTTGCCGGGGTTACACGTACGCCCCCGGTTCCCGGGCTCCTGGCCCGCGGGTCCTCCGTTGCCATGGCCATCCATGCCCAATGCCTGGGCCTCGACtttgtttgtaaacatttCACGTTCATCGCTGGCCCGCAAATATTTCCCTTccactgctgccgctgctgctgtgcaaACTTTTGCCATCCGAGCTACgggttttgttttccatttttctagAACGGAGAAAAGTATGCCCCGCACAGAGTGAAACAAATGAAAGCAGACTAGAAATCGTGTTTCGTTGTGTTGGCTTTGAATACGATTCGTTAGCAAACCAACATCAACGGAAGGATCACGCGCACACCGTCCCTGAAGTTCCCCCCAGACCAATCCATCCAAACCAATCCATGCCCTCGCCATGCAGAAGAAGGTAGCGCCCGAGCGCCGTCCATACTGTGATCCTCGGCTGCAGGATGACAAGCTGAGGAGGAAACGCACTCTCCATCTGCCCAGAGTGTCGCAGGCTCAGAAGAAGGGCGAAAAGCGCCAGCTGAACGACTGCCCCTTCTACAACCTGACTTATGGCTTTGACCAGTTGCCACTGGATCCTGTCAAGGAGTTCCTGCAGGAGAAGATATGTAAGGCTGCTTTAAGCCACTTTAACTTCCAATAACTAAATCCCAATTTATACTTAGCTCACATGCAGACAGACAAAATAGTGGGACACTGCAATCGGGAGTTCGATTTCCATCGCTACGATTTGGATAACGTGAAGGAGGAGTATGACGAGTGCGATGATGACAGCCTGCAGGAGCTGCAACTGGAGGATATTATCATGCCCGAGCAGTTCGAGATGCTGCGCGAT
It contains:
- the LOC6736829 gene encoding uncharacterized protein LOC6736829, whose protein sequence is MRNHHRRPGKPGFRIQYAGHPPVTCLSAPDNAMQVPPTGPSGIEVPGSGLSSCSASRAMCDKYLLTATTAGHRLRGLILALES